From Micromonospora auratinigra:
ACTCGGGCCTGAAGAAGGCCAAGATCAAGAACGGCGCCGGCGAGTTCGCCGAGCTGACCGGTGACTCGGCCGGCAAGACCATCGCCGGGGCCAAGATCGAGGGCCAGGGCAACGACCTCAAGATGTCGATCGACTACAACACCAAGGAGGCCGGGGCGTACCCGATCGTCCTGGTGACCTACGAAATCGTCTGCAGCAAGGGCCTCGCGGCCGACAAGCTGCCGCTGGTCAAGGGCCTGCTGGGCCACGCCGCCAGCGCCGAGGGCCAGGCCGACCTCGCCGAGCTGGGCTACGCCCCGCTGCCCGACGCCGTCCGCGCCAAGGTCGAGACTGCGGTCAAGAGCCTCTCCTGACGCGCTGACCGACACCACTCCCTCTATCGAAGCGAGCGAGCAGATGGGTGACACCCAGCACCGCTCGGCGCACGCCGGCACCGGCGGGACCACCGTGGCCACCAGCCACGAAGGGCCCGCCGGTGCCTCGGCGCGTGCGGCCGAGCCCTCCGGTACCCCCGGTACCCCCGGCAACGGCCTCGGCGGTGGCGGCGGACTGCCCCGGGCGCGCGCCTTCGGCGCCGAACGGGCGTTCCGCGGCCTGACCCTGGCGGCCGGCACCGCCGTGCTCGTCGTCATCGCGGCGATCGCGATCTTCCTGATCGCCAAGGCGGTCCCGGCGCTCCGGGCCAACTCCGAGTCCTTCTGGACCTTCGAGGGCTGGTTCCCGAACGACGACCCGCCGAAGTTCGGCATCGGCGCGCTCGCCTTCGGTACCGTGCTCACCGCCCTGCTGGCGCTGCTCATCGCGGTGCCGGTGGCGCTGGGCATCGCCCTCTACCTGTCCCACTACGCCCCGCGCCGGCTGGGCAACGGCCTCGGGTTCGTGATCGACCTGCTGGCCGCCGTACCCAGTGTGGTCTTCGGCCTCTGGGGCCGGGACTTCTTCCAGCGGCCGGTCGCGGACCTCTCCGCCTGGCTGCACACCTACTTCGGCTGGATCCCGATCTTCGGGGAGGGCCCGTACGGCACCTCGATCCTGCTCGGCTCGGTGGTCCTGGCGATCATGGTGCTGCCGATCGTCACCTCGCTCTCCCGCGAGGTGTTCCGGCAGACCCCGACCGCCAACGAGGAGGCCGCCCTGGCCCTCGGCGCCACCCGCTGGGAGATGATCCGCACCTCGGTCCTCCCGTACGGGCGGCCGGGCGTGATCGCCGCGGTGATGCTCGGCCTGGGCCGCGCGCTCGGCGAGACCATCGCCCTGGCGCTGACCCTCGGTTCGACCTACGCGATCTCCTTCAACATCCTGCAGACCGGCGGCAACACCATCGCCGCGAACATCGCGAACCGGTTCGCCGAGGCGAACGACACCGGTCGGGGCGCGCTGATCGCCTCCGGCCTGGTGCTCTTCGCGATCACGCTGATCGTCAACATCACCGCCCGCGCGATCATCTACCGCCGCCGCGAGTTCACGGAGTCGGCCGCATGACAACCCTCACCACCTCCCGCCCGCGGCCGCCGGCCCAGCCGGTCAGCCTGCGGGCCCGGCGGCTTCCGGCGTACGCCGCACCGGTCATCGCCGTGCTGGCCCTGCTCGCCGCCGCCGGCATCGTGTACGGCGCCGGCATCGGCGGCCCGGTCCTGGTCGTGGTCCTCGGCGCGCTGCTCTACCTGGCCGGC
This genomic window contains:
- the pstC gene encoding phosphate ABC transporter permease subunit PstC, which produces MGDTQHRSAHAGTGGTTVATSHEGPAGASARAAEPSGTPGTPGNGLGGGGGLPRARAFGAERAFRGLTLAAGTAVLVVIAAIAIFLIAKAVPALRANSESFWTFEGWFPNDDPPKFGIGALAFGTVLTALLALLIAVPVALGIALYLSHYAPRRLGNGLGFVIDLLAAVPSVVFGLWGRDFFQRPVADLSAWLHTYFGWIPIFGEGPYGTSILLGSVVLAIMVLPIVTSLSREVFRQTPTANEEAALALGATRWEMIRTSVLPYGRPGVIAAVMLGLGRALGETIALALTLGSTYAISFNILQTGGNTIAANIANRFAEANDTGRGALIASGLVLFAITLIVNITARAIIYRRREFTESAA